In uncultured Draconibacterium sp., one genomic interval encodes:
- a CDS encoding oxidoreductase family protein, translated as MDQHFQNIILESTGAKSLYEIEVIQSLWSGYGEIVRFGLEGCELESVVVKHVNLPEGGSHPRGWNTDLSHQRKLKSYKVETEWYKSFNEKCDADCKTPQCYALKTKGSEVLMVFEDLDSTGFAQRLSASVNWDNINACIHWLANFHATFMGNQPEGLWETGTYWHLETRPEELEAMDDLPLKNAAKAIDKKLSESPSQTLVHGDAKLANFCFSNDGKNVAAVDFQYVGGGCGMKDLAYFIGSCMSENDCEKYEGKLLDIYFSHLHEALRKKNTTIDGAALEADWRNLYHLAWADFHRFLKGWHPGHWKINSYSERVSREVIERLAV; from the coding sequence ATGGATCAACATTTTCAAAATATAATTCTGGAATCAACCGGAGCTAAGAGCCTGTACGAAATTGAAGTTATTCAGAGTTTATGGAGTGGTTACGGCGAAATCGTACGTTTTGGGCTGGAAGGTTGCGAGCTTGAAAGTGTGGTAGTAAAACATGTTAACCTGCCCGAAGGAGGTTCTCATCCGCGCGGTTGGAACACCGATCTTTCGCATCAGCGGAAACTAAAATCGTACAAAGTGGAAACCGAGTGGTACAAATCGTTTAACGAAAAGTGCGACGCTGATTGTAAAACACCACAATGTTATGCGCTGAAAACAAAAGGCAGCGAAGTTTTAATGGTTTTTGAAGACCTCGACAGCACTGGTTTTGCGCAACGTTTAAGTGCTTCGGTTAACTGGGACAATATAAATGCCTGTATCCATTGGCTGGCCAATTTTCATGCAACTTTTATGGGAAACCAACCGGAAGGTTTATGGGAAACCGGAACCTACTGGCACCTTGAAACCCGTCCGGAAGAACTGGAGGCAATGGACGACCTGCCCTTAAAAAATGCTGCAAAAGCCATTGATAAAAAACTTAGTGAGAGTCCTTCCCAAACGTTGGTGCATGGCGACGCCAAACTGGCCAACTTCTGTTTTTCAAACGATGGCAAAAATGTGGCAGCTGTCGATTTTCAATATGTTGGCGGTGGTTGCGGAATGAAAGACCTTGCTTATTTTATTGGCAGCTGCATGAGCGAAAACGACTGTGAGAAATACGAAGGCAAATTGCTCGACATATATTTTTCACATTTGCATGAAGCACTTCGAAAGAAAAATACCACTATTGATGGAGCTGCGCTTGAAGCCGACTGGCGGAATTTATACCACCTTGCCTGGGCCGATTTTCATCGTTTTTTAAAAGGCTGGCACCCGGGCCACTGGAAAATCAACTCGTACAGCGAACGTGTTTCGCGCGAAGTCATTGAAAGACTCGCGGTGTAA
- a CDS encoding type IX secretion system membrane protein PorP/SprF, protein MITNIKNNTSKGLGILLMVLTSLFSTAQQDPAYTQYMFNTQTINPAYAGTWNTVGFMALTRHQWTGIDGAPKTYTFSVQAPLKNEKVALGLNVINDEIGLEKRFSLHADYSYRIKVSDKSHLRMGLKGGFTNYSHNLQAHQLSSSGGIDDPTFQGEINSDFMPNFGVGAFLYSTKYYVGLSVPQVLVNEFENNYNNYKSEAQLRHYFLIAGAVFDLGENVKFKPTFLTKATNGAPVQFDFTGNFLIKERFWLGAMYRTGDSYGFIAQWIFAQKLRLGYAIDFSINDLRHYSGGTHEIMVSYELKFRKERVVSPRYF, encoded by the coding sequence ATGATAACGAATATCAAAAATAATACATCAAAAGGATTAGGGATTTTGTTAATGGTTTTAACCAGCTTGTTTTCAACTGCTCAACAGGATCCGGCGTACACGCAGTACATGTTCAACACTCAGACCATAAACCCGGCTTATGCCGGCACCTGGAATACCGTTGGTTTTATGGCGCTCACCCGGCACCAGTGGACGGGTATTGACGGGGCACCAAAAACCTATACATTCTCTGTTCAGGCTCCGCTAAAGAATGAAAAGGTGGCCTTAGGTTTAAATGTCATCAATGATGAGATTGGTTTGGAGAAACGTTTTTCGCTTCATGCCGACTATTCGTACCGGATTAAGGTTTCCGATAAGTCTCATCTCCGTATGGGATTAAAGGGTGGATTTACCAACTACTCGCATAACCTGCAGGCGCACCAGTTATCATCGTCAGGAGGCATTGATGACCCGACGTTTCAGGGAGAAATAAATTCCGATTTTATGCCAAATTTCGGGGTGGGTGCATTCCTCTATAGTACAAAGTATTATGTTGGTTTGTCTGTTCCGCAGGTGTTGGTTAATGAATTTGAAAATAATTACAATAACTACAAGTCGGAGGCGCAGTTACGTCATTATTTTTTAATCGCAGGGGCTGTATTCGATCTTGGCGAAAATGTAAAATTCAAACCAACTTTTTTAACAAAAGCTACCAACGGGGCACCTGTTCAGTTCGATTTTACAGGCAATTTCCTGATTAAAGAAAGATTCTGGCTGGGAGCAATGTACCGAACGGGCGATTCTTACGGTTTTATCGCCCAATGGATTTTTGCGCAAAAATTACGTTTGGGTTATGCCATCGATTTTTCCATCAACGATTTGCGACACTACAGTGGTGGTACACACGAAATTATGGTTTCTTACGAATTGAAATTCCGCAAGGAGCGGGTGGTTTCGCCCCGTTACTTCTAA
- a CDS encoding histidine kinase, producing the protein MKNLLTFLLLCFHSTFCFSQETEKLPEMPWANIAEMNQVPNLEETLWKGNVFVKLQGFYTLDDSLIVAEAIQELDSLTKTISIKFSTHPRGNLEVFFMDTAWFPSVGDYYVSASSKYTSLYTNVTSQSSHTAAMGRVYTRLFIAKDTSGNYENLLKNSIAKALVPGSLRWDECERITQERKSIFDVKLGSSFGDLNDLDKAIIRETYRAGYKDRLETAMQQFNPQESSIVWLKKNPFIYMLLPLGLILLLVFLLFQQISKITEKWIKNGWLRFNLNGTIIILLLVVIINFYTEISHNIQYNNILTSFADSFFHNLRAFAFVGLVFGLPSINLLRVIENLIHKNTHRKVLKVVLIFLSTGLIPFCSFFAIAYFTDRDGFSRSNNDFEVFSYVFAGGIILAAFRALISYFIFKEKDLIIENETKLIQLRELKTKAELNALHSRINPHFLYNSLNSIAGLAHTNADQTEYMALSLSKLFRYSINKEKSDWTTFRDELEMVKIYLDVEKVRFADRLVYSIEIADELKETKIPRFIIQPLAENAVKHGISQSVEEGEIKIKIQKEKKDILITVADSGKEFPRDLTPGFGLQSIYDKLEILYGDKFELSFTNSPEKQVSLKLK; encoded by the coding sequence ATGAAGAATTTACTGACCTTTTTACTACTCTGTTTTCATAGCACCTTTTGTTTTTCGCAGGAAACAGAAAAATTACCTGAAATGCCCTGGGCCAACATTGCGGAAATGAATCAGGTACCAAACCTTGAAGAAACACTCTGGAAAGGAAATGTATTTGTTAAACTGCAAGGCTTTTATACTCTTGATGATTCATTAATTGTAGCAGAAGCCATTCAAGAACTAGATTCACTAACTAAAACCATTTCAATCAAGTTTTCAACACACCCACGAGGTAATCTGGAAGTTTTTTTTATGGATACTGCTTGGTTTCCTTCCGTGGGGGATTATTATGTTTCTGCATCTTCAAAATATACTAGTTTATATACAAACGTGACGTCTCAATCCAGCCACACAGCCGCTATGGGAAGAGTATATACCAGGCTTTTTATTGCTAAAGATACAAGCGGGAACTATGAAAACCTTCTGAAAAACTCGATAGCAAAAGCATTGGTTCCTGGTAGTTTGAGATGGGATGAATGCGAACGGATAACGCAAGAAAGAAAGAGTATATTTGATGTTAAACTTGGATCAAGTTTTGGAGACCTAAACGACTTAGATAAAGCAATTATTCGAGAAACCTATCGAGCAGGATATAAGGATCGACTGGAAACCGCAATGCAGCAGTTTAACCCCCAAGAATCATCGATAGTATGGCTAAAGAAAAATCCTTTCATCTATATGCTCTTGCCTTTAGGGCTTATACTTTTGCTTGTTTTTTTACTTTTTCAGCAAATCTCGAAGATTACAGAGAAGTGGATTAAGAATGGATGGCTCAGGTTTAATCTGAATGGTACAATAATAATATTATTGCTTGTAGTTATTATAAATTTTTACACAGAGATATCACATAATATTCAGTACAATAATATTTTAACAAGTTTTGCGGATTCTTTTTTTCATAATCTTAGGGCCTTTGCATTCGTGGGGCTAGTGTTCGGTTTGCCTTCCATTAATTTGCTGCGTGTTATTGAAAATCTAATTCATAAGAACACCCACAGGAAAGTATTGAAAGTTGTTTTGATCTTTTTATCAACAGGACTAATTCCTTTCTGTTCTTTTTTTGCTATAGCCTACTTTACAGATAGAGATGGTTTCTCAAGGTCTAATAATGATTTTGAGGTTTTTTCATATGTATTTGCTGGAGGTATTATTCTCGCGGCTTTTCGGGCATTAATTAGTTACTTTATCTTTAAAGAAAAGGATTTGATCATCGAAAATGAAACGAAACTGATTCAATTACGTGAGTTAAAAACCAAGGCCGAATTAAATGCTTTACATTCGAGAATCAATCCTCATTTTCTGTATAATTCATTAAACTCAATTGCCGGTTTGGCGCATACAAATGCCGATCAAACAGAATATATGGCGCTGTCGTTGTCAAAGCTGTTCCGGTATTCCATCAACAAAGAAAAATCGGATTGGACAACATTTCGTGATGAACTGGAAATGGTAAAAATTTACCTTGATGTTGAGAAAGTTCGCTTTGCCGACCGCCTGGTTTATTCAATAGAAATTGCCGACGAATTGAAAGAGACAAAAATCCCTCGTTTTATTATTCAACCATTGGCTGAGAACGCGGTAAAGCACGGTATTTCACAATCGGTAGAAGAGGGCGAAATTAAAATCAAAATTCAGAAAGAAAAGAAAGATATTTTAATTACTGTTGCTGATTCGGGAAAGGAATTTCCGCGGGATTTAACTCCTGGATTTGGATTACAAAGTATTTACGACAAATTGGAAATTCTATACGGAGATAAGTTTGAACTAAGTTTCACAAACAGCCCTGAAAAGCAGGTAAGCTTAAAACTTAAATAA
- a CDS encoding LytTR family DNA-binding domain-containing protein: MGRFTTLIIDDEQIARQRLKRLLSGFDTIFELTGEARNGEEGLAAINRLKPDVVFLDIQMPGKNGFEILHELEYVPIIIFCTAYEEYAVKAFETVALDYLIKPVEKERLMLTIDKLKSVESKNMSRKIAELIDFVNENKESKVLQSIPHKIGDRVILIKPDKITYFEANDKYVDFYTYDGKRYMTEMSLKKLEERLESNFMRVQRGIIVNTNFVSEVRKYFRGKYILIIDDQNKTRIETGRSFSTTIRQILE; the protein is encoded by the coding sequence ATGGGACGCTTTACAACATTAATAATTGACGATGAGCAAATTGCAAGGCAGCGATTGAAGAGACTGTTATCCGGTTTCGATACAATTTTTGAACTAACTGGCGAAGCCCGAAATGGGGAAGAGGGGCTGGCGGCAATAAATCGACTAAAACCTGATGTGGTATTTCTGGATATACAAATGCCCGGGAAAAATGGTTTCGAGATACTCCATGAACTGGAATATGTTCCGATTATAATTTTCTGCACTGCTTATGAAGAATACGCTGTAAAAGCGTTTGAAACTGTGGCTTTGGATTATTTGATTAAGCCGGTTGAGAAGGAGAGACTAATGTTAACGATCGATAAACTAAAAAGTGTTGAAAGTAAAAATATGAGTCGCAAGATAGCAGAGTTGATTGATTTTGTAAATGAAAATAAGGAGTCGAAGGTATTGCAGTCGATACCCCATAAAATTGGAGACCGGGTGATTCTGATAAAGCCGGATAAGATTACTTATTTTGAGGCTAATGACAAGTATGTTGATTTTTATACTTACGACGGTAAACGTTATATGACGGAGATGAGCCTTAAAAAACTGGAAGAGCGTTTAGAAAGCAATTTTATGCGCGTTCAAAGAGGCATAATCGTTAATACAAATTTCGTTTCTGAGGTTCGTAAATATTTCAGAGGGAAATATATTTTGATTATCGATGATCAGAATAAGACCAGGATAGAAACCGGAAGATCTTTTAGTACAACTATTCGTCAAATTTTAGAATAG
- a CDS encoding monomeric [FeFe] hydrogenase → MGYTSNTLIIRRDLLKQIVRLFADGKLVEEIDRIPIQMAPKKREAQHRCCIHKERAVIKYKLFPLLGYTVDDEKDELTPLSSYAENAQNRTQVKKEIMTVVDEACTSCVKAQYVVSNLCRGCVARPCMMNCPKDAVSMVNGQAQINTDKCINCGICQKQCQYHAIIHVPIPCEAACPVGAISKDEYGVERIDDDKCIYCGKCMVACPFGSIFEVSQLIDILMCIRKEEHTTAIFAPAIHGQFNLSTGQIENLLKEIGFNEVVEVADGARLTVEHESAEFLERLDEGAPFMTTSCCPSYVETVEKHVKGLKPFVSDTPSPMMYAADMAREKNPGTKVVFIGPCIGKRKEARRNEKVDHVMSFEELNALIVGLDIDLGGIPDNENRHNKKTVDRGFALSGGVTAAVKAERPEANIKELVINGVDKKAVGMMKAYARGKAPANFIEFMVCEGGCINGPASLGEMAGNRKLFNSNLK, encoded by the coding sequence ATGGGATACACAAGTAACACACTGATTATTAGAAGAGATTTACTGAAACAAATCGTCAGGCTTTTTGCCGATGGTAAATTGGTTGAGGAAATCGACCGTATTCCCATTCAAATGGCACCCAAAAAACGCGAAGCACAACACCGTTGTTGTATTCATAAAGAGCGGGCGGTAATAAAATACAAGTTATTTCCTTTGCTGGGTTACACTGTTGACGATGAAAAAGATGAATTGACTCCCCTTAGTTCCTATGCCGAAAATGCCCAAAACCGCACGCAGGTAAAAAAAGAAATAATGACCGTGGTTGACGAAGCCTGTACAAGTTGTGTAAAAGCACAGTACGTGGTGAGTAACCTTTGCCGGGGTTGTGTGGCGCGTCCGTGTATGATGAACTGCCCGAAAGATGCCGTTAGTATGGTTAATGGCCAGGCACAAATTAACACCGACAAATGTATTAACTGCGGTATTTGCCAAAAGCAGTGCCAGTACCACGCTATTATCCACGTACCTATCCCCTGCGAAGCAGCGTGCCCGGTTGGAGCCATTTCGAAAGATGAATACGGAGTTGAACGTATTGACGACGATAAATGTATCTACTGCGGGAAATGTATGGTTGCCTGTCCGTTTGGCAGTATTTTCGAGGTGAGCCAATTGATTGATATTTTGATGTGCATCCGAAAAGAAGAGCACACCACCGCTATTTTTGCTCCGGCCATTCACGGTCAGTTTAACCTGTCGACCGGGCAAATTGAAAACCTGTTAAAAGAAATTGGTTTTAACGAAGTGGTAGAAGTTGCCGACGGAGCACGCTTAACGGTGGAACATGAATCGGCAGAATTTCTTGAACGCCTTGATGAAGGTGCTCCGTTTATGACCACCAGTTGTTGCCCAAGTTATGTGGAAACCGTTGAAAAACACGTAAAAGGATTAAAACCTTTTGTATCGGATACGCCATCACCAATGATGTATGCGGCCGATATGGCGCGTGAGAAAAATCCGGGTACAAAAGTGGTTTTTATTGGGCCGTGTATTGGAAAACGCAAAGAAGCCCGACGTAACGAAAAAGTTGATCATGTAATGTCGTTTGAGGAGCTGAATGCACTAATTGTTGGTCTGGATATTGATTTGGGCGGAATTCCGGATAACGAAAACCGACACAATAAAAAAACAGTGGACCGTGGATTTGCACTGTCAGGAGGTGTAACCGCCGCAGTTAAAGCCGAACGCCCCGAAGCAAACATTAAAGAGCTGGTGATTAATGGTGTTGACAAAAAAGCCGTTGGCATGATGAAGGCTTATGCACGCGGAAAAGCACCGGCAAACTTTATCGAATTTATGGTTTGCGAAGGTGGATGTATTAACGGTCCTGCTTCGCTGGGCGAAATGGCAGGTAACCGAAAACTTTTTAATTCGAATTTAAAATAA
- a CDS encoding inositol monophosphatase family protein — translation MRLTSNNLLALSQLAIEAAQKAGTLISEYSTKEVAVNNKEAADSLASQVVTEVDVKAQNTILEVLSPSISKYDLALLTEESVDDKSRFEKDYFWCIDPMDGTLAFTEKAPGYAVSIALVSKSGEPLIGVVYDPLTKNLYYAVKGQGAFKNHKSWQPDLQLEGKRTFTLHMDRTFLKYEHFDKFIIGLEDKLQELNINQLQLQKQAGAVLNAIWTLEQAPGCYFKLPKPTPGGGSLWDFAATACIFNELGAPATSFDGTPLDLNRSDSTFMNHRGALYAGNQEIADTIYTILVSGLYSK, via the coding sequence ATGCGTTTAACATCGAACAACTTGCTTGCACTCTCACAATTGGCCATTGAAGCGGCTCAAAAAGCCGGTACTCTCATTAGCGAATATTCCACAAAAGAAGTGGCCGTAAACAATAAGGAAGCGGCCGACAGCCTGGCCTCGCAAGTGGTTACAGAAGTGGATGTAAAAGCACAAAATACAATACTGGAAGTACTTTCACCGTCGATTTCAAAATATGATCTGGCGTTGCTGACCGAAGAAAGCGTTGACGACAAGAGCCGTTTCGAAAAAGACTATTTCTGGTGTATCGACCCCATGGACGGAACGCTGGCATTTACCGAAAAAGCACCAGGTTATGCTGTTTCCATTGCACTGGTTTCAAAATCGGGAGAGCCACTTATTGGTGTCGTGTACGATCCGCTTACAAAGAACCTGTATTATGCCGTAAAAGGCCAGGGAGCTTTTAAAAACCACAAAAGCTGGCAACCGGATTTGCAGCTGGAAGGCAAAAGGACATTTACCCTCCACATGGACCGCACTTTTCTGAAATACGAGCATTTCGATAAATTTATCATCGGGCTGGAGGATAAGTTGCAGGAACTAAACATCAACCAATTGCAACTACAAAAACAGGCCGGTGCGGTTTTAAACGCTATCTGGACACTCGAGCAGGCTCCGGGTTGTTATTTTAAATTGCCGAAGCCAACACCCGGTGGTGGAAGCCTTTGGGATTTTGCCGCAACAGCGTGTATTTTTAACGAGCTTGGTGCTCCGGCAACCAGTTTCGATGGCACTCCCCTCGACCTGAACCGAAGCGATTCTACTTTTATGAATCACCGTGGAGCTTTGTATGCCGGAAATCAGGAGATTGCAGATACAATCTACACTATCCTGGTCTCAGGTTTATATTCAAAATAA